One genomic segment of Hippoglossus hippoglossus isolate fHipHip1 chromosome 22, fHipHip1.pri, whole genome shotgun sequence includes these proteins:
- the LOC117756505 gene encoding glycosyltransferase family 92 protein F13G3.3-like: MDKTITPLKDTKHLLVSAFMDQRVQGFDIRIIGLFRIDSIQPLHCRFCCAARRRRSIYLNLCITFALRLLGVGRVVIYNTSCGPELERLLQIYSQDGFLEIVPWPIHQHLNPSKGWLFSEHGGDVHYFGQLATLNECIYRSMERSRYILLNDIDEIIMPYQHDNLMSMMNMLQEQHPNAGVFIIENHFFPKKPFEGDKPGPLPQWRGVPGFNIMEHIYREEPDRTKYLPNKLIVKPRAVEQTSVHEVLKQFNETFKVPMEVCRIINCRMIYTKSQLELLHVDTRLWDFSDDLLTSVMKMLRRAGLLSSEVEGRQIG; this comes from the exons ATGGACAAG ACCATCACCCCCCTCAAAGACACCAAGCACCTACTGGTGTCGGCCTTCATGGACCAGAGGGTGCAGGGCTTTGATATACGCATCATTGGCCTCTTCAGGATAGACTCCATCCAACCCCTTCACTGTCGCTTCTGCTGTGCAG ctcgcaggcgtcgctccatttatTTGAACCTTTGCATCACTTTTGCCCTCAGGTTGCTGGGTGTGGGCAGAGTGGTGATCTATAACACCAGCTGTGGCCCAGAGCTCGAGCGTCTGTTGCAGATCTACAGCCAGGACGGCTTCCTGGAGATAGTTCCTTGGcccatccaccaacatctgAATCCATCTAAAGGCTGGCTCTTCTCAGAGCACGGAGGGGACGTGCACTACTTTGGCCAGTTAGCCACGCTCAATGAGTGCATTTACAGATCCATGGAGCGCTCACGCTACATCTTGCTGAACGACATCGATGAGATTATAATGCCTTaccaacatgacaacctgatgTCTATGATGAACATGCTCCAAGAGCAGCATCCAAAT GCTGGAGTGTTCATCATAGAGAACCATTTCTTTCCCAAGAAACCCTTTGAGGGAGACAAACCAGGTCCACTGCCTCAATGGAGAGGGGTGCCAGGCTTTAATATTATGGAGCACATCTACAGGGAGGAGCCTGACAGAACCAAATACCTACCCAACAAGTTGATAGTTAAGCCAAG GGCGGTGGAGCAGACCTCGGTACACGAAGTGCTCAAGCAATTCAACGAAACCTTCAAGGTTCCGATGGAAGTCTGTCGGATCATCAACTGCCGAATGATATACACAAAATCACAGCTGGAGCTACTCCATGTAGACACCCGACTGTGGGACTTCTCAGATGATCTATTGACCAGCGTGATGAAGATGCTGAGGAGAGCCGGGCTGCTGAGCTCCGAGGTGGAGGGTCGACAGATTGGATAA
- the LOC117755502 gene encoding uncharacterized protein LOC117755502, whose translation MDKVKYFRWKFFLLIICTFIFLCIISVKTPVTFKSNPGPYGLSRTCPFHVSDQTITPLKDTKHLLVSAFMDQRVQGFDIRIIGLFRIDSIQPLHCRFCCAGFLSITTPANILQHPEIFGFPFVTTDVMCPIPENCNATHVTLLTQPESGIAPKQIWLPIRNRKTNMDEEEELQFNFTVCISSLFADYNNVLQFAQTLEMYRLLGVGRVVIYNTSCAPELERLLQIYSQDGFLEIVPWPIHQHLNPSKGWLFSEHGGDVHYFGQLATLNECIYRSMEHSRYVLLNDIDEIVMPYQHDNLMSMMNMLQEQHPNTGVFLIKNYIFPKKHFEPSGRFHLPQWNGLPGINIMEHIYSEDPRKNVYHPHKMIVQPRLVEQTSVHEVIKHMGESFKVPQEICRLIHVRTALQGALTVEQLNVDKRLWDFHEKLVPNVDKALKRAGLLNSEGQG comes from the exons ATGGACAAGGTAAAATATTTCAGATGgaagtttttcctcctcatcatttgtaccttcatcttcctctgcatcatcagtgtgaaaacgcCTGTGACGTTTAAGTCAAATCCAGGACCCTACGGGCTGAGCAGAACGTGTCCCTTTCATGTCTCTGATCAGACCATCACCCCCCTCAAAGACACCAAGCACCTACTGGTGTCGGCCTTCATGGACCAGAGGGTGCAGGGCTTTGATATACGCATCATTGGCCTCTTCAGGATAGACTCCATCCAACCCCTTCACTGTCGCTTCTGCTGTGCAGGTTTCTTGTCGATCACAACtccagcaaacattttacaacatcCAGAAATATTTGGATTTCCCTTCGTCACGACAGATGTCATGTGTCCGATTCCTGAAAACTGCAACGCGACACATGTCACTCTTCTGACTCAGCCAGAGAGTGGGATTGCACCTAAACAGATTTGGCTTCCgataagaaacagaaagaccaacatggacgaggaggaagagttgCAGTTTAACTTCACAGTCTGCATCTCCAGCTTGTTTGCAGACTACAACAACGTGCTTCAGTTCGCCCAGACCCTGGAGATGTAcag GTTGCTGGGTGTGGGCAGAGTGGTGATCTATAACACCAGCTGTGCTCCAGAGCTCGAGCGTCTGTTGCAGATCTACAGCCAGGACGGCTTCTTGGAGATAGTTCCTTGGcccatccaccaacatctgAATCCATCTAAAGGCTGGCTCTTCTCAGAGCACGGAGGGGACGTGCACTACTTTGGCCAGTTAGCCACGCTCAATGAGTGCATTTACAGATCCATGGAGCACTCACGCTACGTCTTGCTGAACGACATCGATGAGATTGTAATGCCTTaccaacatgacaacctgatgTCTATGATGAACATGCTCCAAGAGCAGCATCCAAAT ACAGGGGTATTCCTCATCAAGAACTATATTTTCCCGAAAAAACACTTTGAGCCAAGTGGGAGGTTTCACCTGCCGCAATGGAACGGGCTGCCAGGAATTAATATTATGGAGCACATCTACAGTGAGGACCCCAGAAAAAACGTATACCATCCGCACAAGATGATAGTTCAGCCAAG GTTGGTGGAGCAGACTTCAGTGCACGAGGTGATCAAACATATGGGAGAAAGCTTCAAGGTTCCACAAGAGATCTGTCGGCTCATTCACGTCCGCACGGCTCTGCAGGGGGCGCTGACGGTGGAGCAGCTCAATGTGGACAAACGACTGTGGGACTTCCATGAAAAACTGGTTCCCAACGTGGACAAGGCGCTGAAGAGAGCGGGACTGCTGAACTCTGAGGGTCAGGGCTGA
- the LOC117756027 gene encoding glycosyltransferase family 92 protein F13G3.3-like, with amino-acid sequence MDEEEELQFNFTVCISSLFADYNNVLQFAQTLEMYRLLGVGRVVIYNTSCGPELERLLQIYSQDGFLEIVPWPIHQHLNPSKGWLFSEHGGDVHYFGQLATLNECIYRSMERSRYVLLNDIDEIIMPYQHDNLMSMMNMLQEQHPNAGVFIIENHFFPKKPFEGDKPGPLPQWRGVPGFNIMEHIYREEPDRTKYLPNKLIVKPRAVEQTSVHEVLKQFNETFKVPMEVCRIINCRMIYTKSQLELLHVDTRLWDFSDDLLTSVMKMLRRAGLLSSEVEGRQIG; translated from the exons atggacgaggaggaagagttgCAGTTTAACTTCACAGTCTGCATCTCCAGCTTGTTTGCAGACTACAACAACGTGCTTCAGTTCGCCCAGACCCTGGAGATGTAcag GTTGCTGGGTGTGGGCAGAGTGGTGATCTATAACACCAGCTGTGGCCCAGAGCTCGAGCGTCTGTTGCAGATCTACAGCCAGGACGGCTTCCTGGAGATAGTTCCTTGGcccatccaccaacatctgAATCCATCTAAAGGCTGGCTCTTCTCAGAGCACGGAGGGGACGTGCACTACTTTGGCCAGTTAGCCACGCTCAATGAGTGCATTTACAGATCCATGGAGCGCTCACGCTACGTCTTGCTGAACGACATCGATGAGATTATAATGCCTTaccaacatgacaacctgatgTCTATGATGAACATGCTCCAAGAGCAGCATCCAAAT GCTGGAGTGTTCATCATAGAGAACCATTTCTTTCCCAAGAAACCCTTTGAGGGAGACAAACCAGGTCCACTGCCTCAATGGAGAGGGGTGCCAGGCTTTAATATTATGGAGCACATCTACAGGGAGGAGCCTGACAGAACCAAATACCTACCCAACAAGTTGATAGTTAAGCCAAG GGCGGTGGAGCAGACCTCGGTACACGAAGTGCTCAAGCAATTCAACGAAACCTTCAAGGTTCCGATGGAAGTCTGTCGGATCATCAACTGCCGAATGATATACACAAAATCACAGCTGGAGCTACTCCATGTAGACACCCGACTGTGGGACTTCTCAGATGATCTATTGACCAGCGTGATGAAGATGCTGAGGAGAGCCGGGCTGCTGAGCTCCGAGGTGGAGGGTCGACAGATTGGATAA